tcccagtacaaacacttgaatagcccttaatctagagttattttccttcctccgttcatgtgaatgagacccagaccgaggttggagcgagggccgggaggcggagttaaaggaaatgctactgcgcctgctctacggaccaaatggatgcggaagatcgccgggtGATCCGGGTATTTTATCTCTCgacagtcgagccatttaggcttcatgtgccactgagcgactctcataggaatgaacgggagcccgcctgcgatgctgtatccagttctctttatacatccatggtcgcGATCAGCTCTCTTCCCGCCGGaaaacaacatttagcgtaGCTGTGTTGTCGTCCGGATGAAAACAGTAGAGCTTATACACTCTGTACAGTGCCAGATCAGATTGTGACCACAAAGAGGAATAAAAGGTGTTTAAATTGGGAGAGAAGGGGGAGAATTGTGACGTCGAGCGTAAACCAGGAGAGGACAATGAAAAGTATGAAAGtatgtacgtaaacaacgtaacttAAGCATGGATAACATGTCACAAACAAAATAACTCACTGATCGACTCTTATAATCGCAAAAACATTcatgaatattaaaaacacAGGGAGGATGAGGTTGAGAAGTTTATGGGAAGTGAAGGAGATGAAAAAGGAGGAAAGGAAGGGAGTAAAGCAGAGAGTGACgggaagaggaaagagaaaaggatGGAGAAGGAGAACAAGTGAGCGAGAAGGGAGAAAAGATGACGCAaatttcctctccttcctctttttcatccttccttctttccttcctttcctttccttttaaaGCAAGGGAGGGAATGAAGAAGGATGGAAGTGAGGAAGGATAACGGGAAGTGTTTGCCGCTCCTACAAACAATTGACCTGTGTGAGCTTTTGGTGTTTTTTggctcacagagagagagagagagaggccgggGCTCAGAGTGCTGACGCGAGGCTTAGCTGGTGTTGAGCCGCTGTGGGCGGCGCTTCACACTGTCGGGGGGAGGATAGGAGGGATGGGGAGGCAGGATGAGGTGGTGGGGGGGCGGGAGGGTCTGCCCTCTGACATGACCCTGTCAAATGAGACGGGAAGCAACACGTAGGCCTGCCAAAAAGCTCAGGTGAAGGTAAGACTCTGATTTCATCACTATTTTTTCATACTGTGTGCACTTTACTAGATTATACTGTTGTTCATCTTTTATTGTTTACACCAGATGAATTAATAATAgcaacacagtgtgtgtgacataaaaaaaacaatctctaACAGAAGCTGGTTCACCTTGTTTAGTGTCGCTACCACACACATTCAGGTATTCTAGAAATTCACCTGGACAATGTGCTCTGAGCAGCCATTCAGTGGGTCTAAATGACCATCACCTTTCACCGCATACACAGAACAGAGGCTCTCATTATTCACctcacacacagccacaccgaggaaaacaaaaccaacagtaaatcattaaaaatatacagaaatTATCAGAAATTTGTACAACGTTTTATGAATTTAAAGTGAGAGACAACAAAGAGCATTcacaaaaaattatatatatatatataaaagagcacaaatattatttaatgtAACTTCTTTATAATTAAAACTATTTTCAAGGACTCACATCAGGCTTATCTAAGatatttaagttattttaagtatttctttaaaataaaaaaaaacagtaaatacagtaaaactgAAAAAATATATCCACAAATGCATATTTTTAAAGGATTGTTTCATAATTTTACTGTTATTTTCTTCTATAATGCTTTCATTTGAATTCAGATATATTGTGCCAATTTCATAGTATTTTTTCttatctttattttaattttcttctatatagttttcattttaattctgATATATTGGACATATTTTTTgagtatttttcatattttaagggtaattttcttttatacagcctttattttaattcagatatattgtacatatttgttGTAGTATTTTTTCCATATTttcattgtaatttttttctatacagctttcatttaaattcagatatattgtgcatatttttatagtattttttcatatttttatcttaattttcttctattctttatttaagtttcttgatttttgtacgtacttttcattttgtttcattttctcttACTATGTTTATATCTTactttgtttatgttatgcacCAATACACATAAGCAAATTCCTTGTACGTGaaacctataataataatacaccagTTTTAGTTTAACCTTACAAACCAATCAGGAAGCAGGTACATACAGCAGTGTCgtacagtgtgtactgtactACTGTAACAGGTGTGACATCAGAGGTTAttcacagagacactgagcgtgtactgtgtagtactgacacacacacacacacacagtaaatgaAAGTCTGCTAGTGTTAACCTGCTTTACACATGTTGAATGGACTTTCATTCAGTGCTGCACTGCCCTCAAGTGTTCATAGTACTGTAGTGTTTATGACTAGAAAGGTTTTACAGTATATGACGGTATCTGTATGAACTGTAGTATTAAGTCTAATAAAAGGATGCTTTgttcaatataaaataaacagatttttgCTTATCATTATTACTCTGTTTGtataaaatctaaaaatatatgtaaatgtttCTGTATTGTGGTACACTGTATGGTAGTACTAGTAATAGTAGCAGCAAGgttggtgattttaatattaataaactgcAGGTAGTATTGATAGTAGTATGGTAGTAATTGTCGTTACATTAGGCGCAGTAATAGCTGTAGTTTACATTAATATTTGAGGTTGTAGCATCATCAATATCTACGGCATTGACATTGACATTTGTGTAGATTTGTGGTAGTAGTATCAGTATTGTCAGTAGCAGTAATCGTGAAGCAGTAATGCTCTCTGTTTTGATTGACTGTTCCCAGGTTATGAGTCTATCAAGAGAAAAGAAGTTCTGCTGAGAGAGAATGAACATTTGTAATCGGTGAGTAAACAACCATCATCATCTCCGTCTACCTCTAGAAGCTATTTGtagaatttaaattttaaattacTTAATTTCTTAAAAATGAGCTCAGTCTGTTCGTATTCAGTTAATTTAGACTTTTGTATAACccaggagtcagcaacctgcagctccggctttttaaaaatctaaatgaataactgttttttgtttcgtaatacgctgctctatttcccctctaaaataacacgtaaaacgtatgactttattattgtaatattacgactttttttctcttcaagttatgactttattctcgaaatctcagatttttttttttcctcaatgtggccctaatactccgtcataatacgctgctctatttcacctctaaaataacacataaaacgtatgactttattatcgtaatattacgattctTTTgtcataaaattacaactttcttctcgttatattacaactttttttctcgtaaagttatgatttttttctcataataatacgacttttgccgtaaatttatgactttattctcgtaattttacgacttttttttccgtaaatttatgactttattctcaaaatctcagattattttttttttcctcaatgtggccctaatactccgcactgcaaaagcacaggacacaacctcttctacatccatggtctgtgttcTATTGGACtcattttggatccttgacatgaaaaagcaaaaaagtttaataaataagtaagtaagtaagtaaatagttataatagtatgcatattgatcatatttttaatgttcaacacaggacatttcggTAGAgatattaaatatgacaatagaatataaataatgtagttttactttAGTGCAGCTCTTTGTAGGCCGACGTTTAACTGGCGTCATTATGGTTGTCCATAATGGCGGCGAcctagctctgctgctgggcgctggcgTTGCGATGGAACcttctttaaaggggaacagACTTCAACATAACACCTGCCTACTTTCACGTCTTCTCTCAACAccatgaaaagtaaaagtatattgTAGATATATAGCCTAGTATTAGTATTTGGGTCACAGGCTGCCTTTAAATTGAATTAGTCAGGTTATATTTTCGACATGTAACGCTAAACGTATGAGATTCGTGAAATCGCGGGAGCGCGTTTGCTTTTCAACTGACATTCAAAATGGTTAGCTAACGCTAGCTTAAATATGTGACGGACTTTTCATTGCtttttcattttaacaccatATTTAGATACTAAAACAGTGGAGTAGATGACAAAAAGTGAGACAAGATGTAAAAATAGCCTAACCTACTTTAACAGGGGTGTTAAAATGGTGAACTCATCGTCACCTGCATGCAACAGGTTGTTCCAGATAAACCTTTCCGTCAGTTTACGGTGTCGACCTCCTTGTTACTCAAGGAGTTGTTACTCTACCTAACTATGAGATATCCTGACAATATATAACCCGTCTTCCACCGCCGAAACATCCACCTTTAACTCTCCCACCTGCGAAGATATTAGCCTGAACCAGCCGGAGAAAACCAGCCACCTGTACCGGTATGTTCCTGTGTAACAAACATTCCGGTTACAACTTCTGCCTGATCAAACCTTATCTTCCTAGTCCCGATAAAACTCTGTAAAATAATCTATATTTTTCCAAATATAATAATTCAACTTttctattatattttttgtaaattttgaaattaatttaaaaattgttggaagtttatttccCATAGTTTCCACTACTTGGTGTTCTAAAACCTAAGGAAAACTGTTGTCTTGTTATATTTCTTAATTTTTCTAGGCCTTTAAAAGAAATACTATCTgcctgttttgtttatttttctattttatttaatgctTTATTGTGACCTACAGTATTCTTTATTATGTGCATTCCTTACAGGAAATAATTCAAACTACACCCCAGCTCCACAAATCTCCTTAAATAAcatgtcctctgtgtcctcaaaGCTTCAGTAATTTTATTAAGTAAATTTACTTAGCCTAAGTGTTGTACTGaagtaaaatgtaaatttaTTTGTACTGTAGGCTATAAAATTGTATGCaaatttatacttttactgTGCTTCACTGCAAATATTTGACtctaaacatttattttacacattttattactttactTATAAAATCTGCATATAAAATATCATGCATTAttcttatattattattttattaaataaatttaCTTAGCCTAAGTGTTGTTCTGAAGTAAAATATTGATTTACTTGTACTGTAGGCTATTTagttttatgcaaatttatgcaaACATTTAACTCTAAAAAATCTATTGTACACATGTAATTACTGAACTTGTTAAATCTCTGTATAAAATAGCAtgcattgttattattttatttgtaatggagtatttttacatcgtGTTATTGCAACAaactgagtacttcttccaggTCTAGATAGTCCTGACTAAATGTTCTCCAGCTGTTGTGTGTGAGAACATCTGCATGCTGTTGATGAtgattatctttttatttattcatcagtGAGGATATTATTCAGATTGAACTCATTGTTTTTTAACAGCTTATAAAaagagattattttttttgtgttttcatatttaaaaaataaataaataataataataataataataataataataataatgataataataataataataataataataataataataataataataataataataataataataataaatagtcgtaaataaaaactaaaatatttatattaaatatgaaatattttttataattttctaTAATTAACATATAAAGACATATACACATCCACATGTCTCAATACACATTTAAATATAGACAGACACAGCTACAGTATACATTGCACTAGTAAGCATAAAAGACAGGCTCATCGACAGTTACAGTAAAAGAGGGGTTTTCACATGACATAACATCAGTATCCTCTGTATGCATGTGTTGGCATGTACACAACATGTAAATGTGCGTGTCCATATGTACCATCTGGACCACAGAGCACAGTGTCAGACGCCTCTTGTCCTCACTATTGTTGGAGTCACCATCAGCACATTTCCAGCTTGTATAAACACAATAAGAGCAAGGGTCACCCTCAGGTCACACTCACCGTCGGGTGGCTTTCACACACAGGCTCTATGGCAACGCCGTGGACACACAAGGATTCATCGCCGTTTAAAACCACATAGAAAAcgtaaaaacagtcatttttgcTCAGATGTCAAAGTGTGGAAGCTTGACTGGTGAGTTGTTGATTTGTTGCTATGAGGGCAGTTTGAGCGGTGATGTTCAGTCCTTCATGGAGGCAGTGGTCATGTGAGAGTTGTTGTTTATGAAAGACTGATTATTTTGTGGTATAGTCTTCTTGAAGCTGAAATTTTGTGCATTTAGAGTAGTTTTTTTATCTTAACTTTAAGTGTCAGAGCCTGCAGCTATTTGTCTCACATGCAAAGCAACAGATTCCACTTTCCAGATTCAATTATTCAATTATTCAATAAGAATTCATAGTGATTGTTGATTCTCTCCTTCCTTTTCTGCATGTTTTATCGTTTTATTGCATGCCGATATCACTTATAAACTGTTTCCACGCAGAGAGGGAGGTCGCTGTGCAGAGATGGCTATGGTATGCCTGACAGACTTTGAGGAGTATGCTAAGGCGCATCTCTCAAAGGCCACCTGGGATTATTACGCAGCCGGAGCAGACGAATGCTGCACCAGAGACGACAATCTACTGGCTTACAAAAGGTACGGTTTAATAAACAAAGTTTACCCAGACATTCAAGGTCAccacaaatacacaatttaaGCAGTGTTTATGTGCTGAATAACATAAAGATTCACCATCGGGGGTTGACATAATTTATGTTAAGATCATTTTAATAGTAAGACTGAAGATCATATGACGACACCGTCTGTAAAAAGGACCATAAATTAAAGCTTCTGTGGACTTTAGACTGCTGTAACTGATTTGTGTTTATGcattacagtatgtgtgaattGGACAAAGATTAACTTCGTGGTTCTCTTTGTGCATTCCTGTCAGCTTTCCTAACGTCTCCATAAAGAAAGACTGATGGACTGCTTCTCCTGATGGTTCTGTACATCTCTGTTTTGGCTACAACAAGCCGGTTACCAAGGAGGATTTGTTGATTTGTTGCTGATGCTTTGGGGGGTCAAGTCAGACGTGTTCCCCCTGCAGGAATAAAGGTGTCTTGGAAAGATGATCTCAAGTCGTAGCTTTGGGAAAACAGAATCCCAGAAAAGAAATATGATTTGTCATCTCAAGATACTGGATTTTGCAGTTGGTTTGGTTGTTGTCAATAACTTATGCAATGTAAGCAGGCAACAGGCAATGCAGAGgaacagaaacatattttttctctTCCGTTGCCGGTCAATGTGTGTTGCCTCTGTCAGATTAAAGCTGAACAAAtctattttaaatgtaatgtaatgtcagATTCCACCACTTTATCAtccattaaagtggcagtaggcagtatatttttggcatcattgggcaaaaatcccataataacctttcagcatattgtaattcaaatgttctggaAGAAATATAgtcatcacagtaacagaatattgattcatatttgatcagcgctgcctagtttcaccgtttggtcggagttcacggttgattgacagccagctcagagtcggcaaggctccagatcagctctgactgcttgttttcctccagtctgtgaaatcttgcagatgcctttaggagcaccggagtaCACCGAGGAACATGcgatttttcagattacctgctcatgctctactgtcaggatagagtttataaaaacaactttttttttaatcatatttgctccatttctacccactgaagctttaaatgtcAGTCTGGTAAACGACGCATTAATGGACAATGAATAAAACTGTATTGTGTTATTGACACTTTCCCccataaagacattttttttaaagataaatgtgCACACTCTGCATATCTATGCATTAATATCTCTACGTCGACTGGATTAAAATGGAGGCTCAGCCTTTTAtttacctgttgccatggtgaatgGAAGTATCAGAGCTCCATTGATGATGGCTTTTTATATTCAGGTTCAACATACACAGAGTTAGCCCCGATTTATCCTGAACCCCCATCCGTGTTAGATTCGGCGTTATTATTTACATGTTCGTCTGTTCTTTCCCCGTCAGGATCCGTCTGAGGCCTCGTATCCTGCGAGACGTGTCGGTGAGCGACACTCGGACCACCGTGCAGGGGACAGAAATCAGCTTTCCTGTCGGTATCGCACCGACTGCCTTTCACTGCCTGGCCTGGCATGAAGGAGAGATGGCCACAGCTCGGGGTGAGGACACAAAGTCTCATAATAACCCTCATAACACCCTCTCTAATCAGAGGAGATCATAAGAGAGTCTGGGGCGCCCATAAATCAGCTTACTGTGACACTGAGCTGAACATATAAATTCAGTCTTTAATTCCCACGCTGATAACTTCTCAACTTCCTCCTCCCAGGCACCGAGGCTCTCAACACCTGCTACATCACCAGCACGTACTCCACCTGCTCAGTGGAGGAGATCGTGGCGGCGGCGCCGAATGGTTACCGCTGGTTCCAGCTGTACGTGTACCGGGACCGGAAGCTGTCCGAGCAGATCGTGCACCGCGTGGAGGCGCTCGGCTACAAGGCCCTGGTCCTCACCGTCGACGTCCCCTACACCGGGAAGCGCCGCAACGACATCCGCAACCAGTTCAAGCTGCCGCCGCACCTCAAGGTCAAGAACTTTGATGGAGTGTTCCAGGTAACTGAAGACATAGCAGACAacataaaacaagacaaaataaaGTATTTGTATATCAAGCTGACACTAATGACTGTTTTCACCACGTGCACTATCAGCAGGAGGCTGCCGCCGCAGAGGAGTATGGGATACCGGCCAACACCTTGGACCCCTCCATCAGCTGGAAGGACGTGTACTGGCTGCAGTCCATCACCCGCCTGCCTGTCATCATCAAGGGGATCCTGACCAAGGAGGACGCCGAGCTGGCCGTG
This DNA window, taken from Sebastes fasciatus isolate fSebFas1 chromosome 14, fSebFas1.pri, whole genome shotgun sequence, encodes the following:
- the hao2 gene encoding 2-Hydroxyacid oxidase 2 isoform X1; the protein is MNICNREGGRCAEMAMVCLTDFEEYAKAHLSKATWDYYAAGADECCTRDDNLLAYKRIRLRPRILRDVSVSDTRTTVQGTEISFPVGIAPTAFHCLAWHEGEMATARGTEALNTCYITSTYSTCSVEEIVAAAPNGYRWFQLYVYRDRKLSEQIVHRVEALGYKALVLTVDVPYTGKRRNDIRNQFKLPPHLKVKNFDGVFQQEAAAAEEYGIPANTLDPSISWKDVYWLQSITRLPVIIKGILTKEDAELAVEHGVQGIIVSNHGGRQLDGGPATIDALSEIVDTVQGRIEIYLDGGIRTGSDVLKALALGAKCVFIGRPAVWGLAYKGEEGVREVLQILNDEFRLSMVLSGCRNVAEINRNLIQLSKL
- the hao2 gene encoding 2-Hydroxyacid oxidase 2 isoform X2, with the protein product MAMVCLTDFEEYAKAHLSKATWDYYAAGADECCTRDDNLLAYKRIRLRPRILRDVSVSDTRTTVQGTEISFPVGIAPTAFHCLAWHEGEMATARGTEALNTCYITSTYSTCSVEEIVAAAPNGYRWFQLYVYRDRKLSEQIVHRVEALGYKALVLTVDVPYTGKRRNDIRNQFKLPPHLKVKNFDGVFQQEAAAAEEYGIPANTLDPSISWKDVYWLQSITRLPVIIKGILTKEDAELAVEHGVQGIIVSNHGGRQLDGGPATIDALSEIVDTVQGRIEIYLDGGIRTGSDVLKALALGAKCVFIGRPAVWGLAYKGEEGVREVLQILNDEFRLSMVLSGCRNVAEINRNLIQLSKL
- the hao2 gene encoding 2-Hydroxyacid oxidase 2 isoform X3; translated protein: MRFFRLPAHALLIRLRPRILRDVSVSDTRTTVQGTEISFPVGIAPTAFHCLAWHEGEMATARGTEALNTCYITSTYSTCSVEEIVAAAPNGYRWFQLYVYRDRKLSEQIVHRVEALGYKALVLTVDVPYTGKRRNDIRNQFKLPPHLKVKNFDGVFQQEAAAAEEYGIPANTLDPSISWKDVYWLQSITRLPVIIKGILTKEDAELAVEHGVQGIIVSNHGGRQLDGGPATIDALSEIVDTVQGRIEIYLDGGIRTGSDVLKALALGAKCVFIGRPAVWGLAYKGEEGVREVLQILNDEFRLSMVLSGCRNVAEINRNLIQLSKL